A window of Panicum virgatum strain AP13 chromosome 8K, P.virgatum_v5, whole genome shotgun sequence contains these coding sequences:
- the LOC120643611 gene encoding uncharacterized protein LOC120643611 encodes MGTRLPCAASPLLVASLSPSSSPDATFPNGPPRLESAVLLRADVKELACGHGRPPWRERSGATRMLEARLSKLSADTAASLLRASLYRHLRLLKCSPAMSRLLLTSPCGTDTAVHLDEARAPLLPPPMDSSYSYREPVI; translated from the exons ATGGGGACTCGGCTGCCTTGTGCCGCGTCTCCGCTCCTCGTTGCATCGCTCTCGCCGTCATCTTCGCCGGACGCCACCTTCCCCAATGGCCCACCACGGCTAGAATCGGCGGTGTTGCTCAGGGCGGACGTGAAGGAGCTAGCTTGTGGCCATGGCAGACCACCGTGgagggagcggagcggagcaacAAGGATGTTAGAGGCACGACTCAGCAAGCTCTCCGCTGACACTGCAGCGAGTCTTCTCCGGGCCAGCCTGTACCGCCACCTGCGCCTTCTAAAATGTAGTCCCGCCATGTCTCGGCTGCTGCTCACCTCCCCATGTGGGACGGACACGGCCGTCCACCTCGACGAGGCCCGTGCTCCCCTGCTTCCTCCACCAATGGATTCCTCATATTCTTACAG GGAACCCGTGATCTAA